The following coding sequences are from one Papilio machaon chromosome 8, ilPapMach1.1, whole genome shotgun sequence window:
- the LOC106720741 gene encoding poly(rC)-binding protein 3 isoform X1, whose amino-acid sequence MELEKAPTPLHEEDSKITLTIRLIMQGKEVGSIIGKKGEIVKRFREESGAKINISDGSCPERIVTVTGNTSAIFKAFTLICKKFEEWCSQFNEGGGGGSRAPITLRLIVPASQCGSLIGKGGSKIKEIRDVTGANIQVASEMLPNSTERAVTISGTCDAITQCIYHICCVMLESPPKGATIPYRPKPNVAGPVILAGGQAYTIQGNYAVPAQDAVCAPMFPLLEVKPPLVGALPPHHLLPPPLHEHHLIGGLAKSPLAGLAALGLGGLGPANTSGLNPAALAALAGSQLRTANQGRNQPATNQQSHEMTVPNELIGCIIGKGGTKIAEIRQISGAMIRISNCEEREGGSTDRTITITGNPDSVALAQYLINMSVELQKANLEGSTSGGSTASTNNPLASAIPLAQLLTKTGALGALNSLTALGGLTDLLSGSSSQPVQTTGVHRNHKNFTQRRQDDDSPSKSSKERNKYNPY is encoded by the exons ATGGAACTGGAGAAAGCCCCCACGCCTCTCCACGAGGAAGACTCCAAAATCACCCTCACTATCAGACTGATTATGCAGGGGAAG GAAGTTGGCAGTATTATAGGCAAAAAAGGTGAAATTGTGAAGAGATTTAGGGAAGag tctGGAgccaaaataaacatatccGATGGATCATGCCCGGAGCGAATTGTTACCGTCACAGGCAACACAAGTGCTATATTCAAAGCCTTCACACTTATCTGCAAAAAGTTTGAAGAG TGGTGCTCGCAGTTCAATGAGGGAGGTGGCGGGGGCTCGCGCGCGCCCATCACACTGCGGCTCATCGTGCCCGCCTCACAGTGCGGCTCACTCATTGGCAAGGGTGGCTCTAAGATCAAAGAGATACGTGACGTCACCGGAGCTAATATACAG gTAGCAAGTGAAATGTTGCCGAACTCGACTGAGCGAGCTGTGACAATCAGTGGAACCTGTGACGCTATTACTCAGTGCATTTATCACATCTGCTGTGTTATGCTGGAG AGTCCACCAAAAGGTGCTACAATACCGTACAGGCCGAAGCCGAATGTGGCGGGTCCAGTTATACTGGCGGGCGGACAGGCCTACACTATACAGGGCAACTACGCCGTGCCCGCACAAGAT GCGGTGTGCGCACCGATGTTCCCCCTGCTCGAGGTGAAGCCGCCCCTCGTGGGCGCGCTGCCGCCCCACCATCTGCTACCGCCGCCGCTACACGAACACCACCTT atcggAGGGCTTGCTAAATCACCGTTAGCCGGACTCGCGGCACTCGGTCTGGGCGGCTTGGGACCCGCTAATACTAGTGGATTGAACCCCGCag CATTAGCCGCTTTGGCGGGGTCTCAGCTGCGCACCGCCAACCAGGGCCGCAATCAGCCCGCCACCAACCAGCAGTCGCACGAGATGACTGTACCCAATGAACTCATCGGCTGCATTATTGGCAAG GGCGGTACTAAGATAGCTGAGATCCGTCAAATCTCTGGCGCTATGATCCGGATATCTAACTGCGAGGAGCGCGAGGGCGGCAGCACGGACCGCACCATCACCATCACCGGCAACCCGGACTCTGTTGCTCTCGCGCAGTATCTCATCAACATGAG TGTGGAGCTCCAGAAGGCGAACCTCGAGGGTAGCACTTCGGGGGGCTCGACGGCTTCTACGAACAACCCCCTGGCCTCCGCCATCCCTCTCGCGCAACTCCTCACCAAGACCGGCGCCCTCGGAGCCCTAAATTCCCTCACCGCCCTCGGCGGCCTCACAGACCTCCTCAGCGGCAGCAGCTCGCAGCCCGTGCAGACCACCGGCGTGCATCGCAACCACAAGAACTTCACGCAGCGCCGTCAGGACGACGACTCGCCCTCCAAGTCCTCTAAGGAACGAAACAAATACAATCCTTACTAA
- the LOC106720741 gene encoding poly(rC)-binding protein 3 isoform X2: MELEKAPTPLHEEDSKITLTIRLIMQGKEVGSIIGKKGEIVKRFREESGAKINISDGSCPERIVTVTGNTSAIFKAFTLICKKFEEWCSQFNEGGGGGSRAPITLRLIVPASQCGSLIGKGGSKIKEIRDVTGANIQVASEMLPNSTERAVTISGTCDAITQCIYHICCVMLESPPKGATIPYRPKPNVAGPVILAGGQAYTIQGNYAVPAQDIGGLAKSPLAGLAALGLGGLGPANTSGLNPAALAALAGSQLRTANQGRNQPATNQQSHEMTVPNELIGCIIGKGGTKIAEIRQISGAMIRISNCEEREGGSTDRTITITGNPDSVALAQYLINMSVELQKANLEGSTSGGSTASTNNPLASAIPLAQLLTKTGALGALNSLTALGGLTDLLSGSSSQPVQTTGVHRNHKNFTQRRQDDDSPSKSSKERNKYNPY, encoded by the exons ATGGAACTGGAGAAAGCCCCCACGCCTCTCCACGAGGAAGACTCCAAAATCACCCTCACTATCAGACTGATTATGCAGGGGAAG GAAGTTGGCAGTATTATAGGCAAAAAAGGTGAAATTGTGAAGAGATTTAGGGAAGag tctGGAgccaaaataaacatatccGATGGATCATGCCCGGAGCGAATTGTTACCGTCACAGGCAACACAAGTGCTATATTCAAAGCCTTCACACTTATCTGCAAAAAGTTTGAAGAG TGGTGCTCGCAGTTCAATGAGGGAGGTGGCGGGGGCTCGCGCGCGCCCATCACACTGCGGCTCATCGTGCCCGCCTCACAGTGCGGCTCACTCATTGGCAAGGGTGGCTCTAAGATCAAAGAGATACGTGACGTCACCGGAGCTAATATACAG gTAGCAAGTGAAATGTTGCCGAACTCGACTGAGCGAGCTGTGACAATCAGTGGAACCTGTGACGCTATTACTCAGTGCATTTATCACATCTGCTGTGTTATGCTGGAG AGTCCACCAAAAGGTGCTACAATACCGTACAGGCCGAAGCCGAATGTGGCGGGTCCAGTTATACTGGCGGGCGGACAGGCCTACACTATACAGGGCAACTACGCCGTGCCCGCACAAGAT atcggAGGGCTTGCTAAATCACCGTTAGCCGGACTCGCGGCACTCGGTCTGGGCGGCTTGGGACCCGCTAATACTAGTGGATTGAACCCCGCag CATTAGCCGCTTTGGCGGGGTCTCAGCTGCGCACCGCCAACCAGGGCCGCAATCAGCCCGCCACCAACCAGCAGTCGCACGAGATGACTGTACCCAATGAACTCATCGGCTGCATTATTGGCAAG GGCGGTACTAAGATAGCTGAGATCCGTCAAATCTCTGGCGCTATGATCCGGATATCTAACTGCGAGGAGCGCGAGGGCGGCAGCACGGACCGCACCATCACCATCACCGGCAACCCGGACTCTGTTGCTCTCGCGCAGTATCTCATCAACATGAG TGTGGAGCTCCAGAAGGCGAACCTCGAGGGTAGCACTTCGGGGGGCTCGACGGCTTCTACGAACAACCCCCTGGCCTCCGCCATCCCTCTCGCGCAACTCCTCACCAAGACCGGCGCCCTCGGAGCCCTAAATTCCCTCACCGCCCTCGGCGGCCTCACAGACCTCCTCAGCGGCAGCAGCTCGCAGCCCGTGCAGACCACCGGCGTGCATCGCAACCACAAGAACTTCACGCAGCGCCGTCAGGACGACGACTCGCCCTCCAAGTCCTCTAAGGAACGAAACAAATACAATCCTTACTAA
- the LOC106720741 gene encoding poly(rC)-binding protein 3 isoform X3: MELEKAPTPLHEEDSKITLTIRLIMQGKEVGSIIGKKGEIVKRFREESGAKINISDGSCPERIVTVTGNTSAIFKAFTLICKKFEEWCSQFNEGGGGGSRAPITLRLIVPASQCGSLIGKGGSKIKEIRDVTGANIQVASEMLPNSTERAVTISGTCDAITQCIYHICCVMLESPPKGATIPYRPKPNVAGPVILAGGQAYTIQGNYAVPAQDAVCAPMFPLLEVKPPLVGALPPHHLLPPPLHEHHLIGGLAKSPLAGLAALGLGGLGPANTSGLNPAALAALAGSQLRTANQGRNQPATNQQSHEMTVPNELIGCIIGKGGTKIAEIRQISGAMIRISNCEEREGGSTDRTITITGNPDSVALAQYLINMRITMETAGLPLPGYHYIAPNHIVKAPIH; this comes from the exons ATGGAACTGGAGAAAGCCCCCACGCCTCTCCACGAGGAAGACTCCAAAATCACCCTCACTATCAGACTGATTATGCAGGGGAAG GAAGTTGGCAGTATTATAGGCAAAAAAGGTGAAATTGTGAAGAGATTTAGGGAAGag tctGGAgccaaaataaacatatccGATGGATCATGCCCGGAGCGAATTGTTACCGTCACAGGCAACACAAGTGCTATATTCAAAGCCTTCACACTTATCTGCAAAAAGTTTGAAGAG TGGTGCTCGCAGTTCAATGAGGGAGGTGGCGGGGGCTCGCGCGCGCCCATCACACTGCGGCTCATCGTGCCCGCCTCACAGTGCGGCTCACTCATTGGCAAGGGTGGCTCTAAGATCAAAGAGATACGTGACGTCACCGGAGCTAATATACAG gTAGCAAGTGAAATGTTGCCGAACTCGACTGAGCGAGCTGTGACAATCAGTGGAACCTGTGACGCTATTACTCAGTGCATTTATCACATCTGCTGTGTTATGCTGGAG AGTCCACCAAAAGGTGCTACAATACCGTACAGGCCGAAGCCGAATGTGGCGGGTCCAGTTATACTGGCGGGCGGACAGGCCTACACTATACAGGGCAACTACGCCGTGCCCGCACAAGAT GCGGTGTGCGCACCGATGTTCCCCCTGCTCGAGGTGAAGCCGCCCCTCGTGGGCGCGCTGCCGCCCCACCATCTGCTACCGCCGCCGCTACACGAACACCACCTT atcggAGGGCTTGCTAAATCACCGTTAGCCGGACTCGCGGCACTCGGTCTGGGCGGCTTGGGACCCGCTAATACTAGTGGATTGAACCCCGCag CATTAGCCGCTTTGGCGGGGTCTCAGCTGCGCACCGCCAACCAGGGCCGCAATCAGCCCGCCACCAACCAGCAGTCGCACGAGATGACTGTACCCAATGAACTCATCGGCTGCATTATTGGCAAG GGCGGTACTAAGATAGCTGAGATCCGTCAAATCTCTGGCGCTATGATCCGGATATCTAACTGCGAGGAGCGCGAGGGCGGCAGCACGGACCGCACCATCACCATCACCGGCAACCCGGACTCTGTTGCTCTCGCGCAGTATCTCATCAACATGAG GATCACAATGGAGACTGCGGGGCTGCCGCTGCCCGGGTACCACTACATCGCTCCGAACCACATTGTGAAGGCGCCGATCCATTGA